The Mangifera indica cultivar Alphonso chromosome 8, CATAS_Mindica_2.1, whole genome shotgun sequence genome has a window encoding:
- the LOC123223589 gene encoding protein STABILIZED1-like — translation MVFITTPDSRTIFLNLNPNTTTLYSLKQTLQHQTRIPISVQHFLTSSNNSTYGDSTLLSRLGITRYSTLTLHAPLLGGVGGTTPAAPPPPPSKPRLDFLNSKPPPNYVAGLGRGATGFTTRSDIGPARAAPDLPDRSATTIGGAASSAGAGRGRGKPGEDEEDDEGDDKGYDENQKFDEFEGNDVGLFANSEYDEDDKEADAVWESIDKRMDSRRKDRREARLKQEIEKYRASNPKITEQFADLKRKLYSLSADEWDSIPEIGDYSLRNKKKRFESFVPVPDTLLEKARQEQEHVTALDPKSRAAGGTETPWGQTPVTDLTAVGEGRGTVLSLKLDRLSDSVSGLTVVDPKGYLTDLKSMKITSDAEISDIKKARLLLKSVIQTNPKHPPGWIAAARLEEVAGKIAAARHLIQRGCEECPKNEDVWLEACRLANPEEAKAVIAQGVKMIPNSVKLWLQAAKLEHDDVNKSRVLRKGLENIPDSVRLWKAVVELANEEDARLLLHRAVECCPLHVELWLALARLETYVNARKVLNRAREKLPKEPAIWITAAKLEEANGNTTMVGKLIERGVRALQREGFVIDRESWMKEAEAAERAGSVVTCQAIIKNTIGIGVEEEDRKRTWVADAEECKKRGSIETARAIYAHALTVFLTKKSIWLKAAQLEKSHGTRESLDALLRKAVTYCPQAEVLWLMGAKEKWLAGDVPAARAILQEAYAAIPNSEEIWLAAFKLEFENHEPERARMLLAKARDMGGTERVWMKSAIVERELGNNAEERRLLNEGLKQFPSFFKLWLMMGQLEERLGQSEQAKEAYESGLKHCPNCIPLWLSLANLEEKMNGLGKARAVLTMARKKNPHNPELWLAAVRAESRHGNKREADILMAKALQECPNSGILWAASIEMVSRPQRKTKSTDALKKCDHDPHVIAAVAKLFWHDRKADKARNWLNRAVTLAPDIGDFWALYYKFELQHGTEDTQKDVLKRCIAAEPKHGEKWQAISKAVENSHQPIEAILKKVVVALGKEENAAENSRH, via the coding sequence ATGGTATTCATCACAACGCCCGATTCAAGAACAATCTTTCTCAACCTAAACCCTAACACCACCACTCTTTACTCCCTCAAACAAACCCTTCAACACCAAACACGCATCCCAATCTCTGTTCAACATTTCTTAACTTCCTCCAACAATTCCACTTATGGCGATTCTACCCTTCTTTCTCGGCTGGGTATCACCCGTTACTCAACCCTGACCCTCCACGCTCCTCTTCTTGGTGGTGTCGGTGGGACCACCCCTGCCGCTCCTCCGCCTCCACCAAGCAAGCCTCGCCTTGATTTCCTCAATTCGAAGCCGCCTCCCAATTATGTTGCTGGGTTGGGACGTGGAGCTACCGGATTCACCACCCGGTCTGATATTGGGCCGGCCCGGGCGGCTCCTGATCTCCCTGACCGGTCCGCCACTACAATCGGCGGTGCAGCTAGTTCGGCTGGAGCAGGGAGAGGGCGTGGGAAACCAGGAGAGGACGAAGAAGATGACGAGGGAGATGATAAAGGGTATGATGAGAATCAAAAGTTCGACGAATTTGAAGGAAATGATGTGGGTTTGTTTGCGAATTCTGAGtatgatgaagatgataaagaagCTGATGCTGTTTGGGAATCTATTGATAAAAGAATGGATTCGCGACGAAAAGATAGGAGAGAAGCTAGGTTGAAGCAAGAGATTGAAAAGTATCGTGCTTCTAATCCTAAAATCACAGAGCAGTTCGCTGATTTGAAGAGGAAATTGTATTCATTGTCAGCTGATGAGTGGGATAGTATCCCTGAAATCGGAGATTATTCAttgagaaacaagaagaaacgGTTTGAAAGTTTCGTGCCTGTACCTGATACATTGTTAGAGAAAGCTAGACAAGAGCAAGAGCATGTGACTGCTTTGGACCCCAAGAGTAGAGCAGCTGGTGGCACGGAAACTCCTTGGGGTCAGACCCCTGTTACTGACTTGACGGCAGTTGGTGAAGGGAGAGGAACAGTTTTGTCATTGAAATTGGACCGTTTGTCTGATTCTGTTTCGGGGTTGACTGTGGTGGATCCGAAAGGGTACTTGACTGATTTAAAGAGCATGAAGATAACCAGTGATGCAGAAATCTCAGATATTAAGAAGGCTAGATTGTTGTTGAAGAGTGTAATTCAAACAAACCCAAAGCATCCACCTGGTTGGATTGCAGCTGCCAGATTGGAAGAAGTGGCTGGGAAGATTGCTGCCGCCAGACATTTGATTCAAAGAGGTTGTGAGGAGTGTCCAAAAAATGAAGATGTTTGGCTAGAAGCTTGTAGGCTTGCAAATCCTGAGGAGGCCAAGGCTGTAATTGCACAAGGTGTAAAGATGATTCCTAATTCTGTTAAGTTGTGGTTACAGGCTGCAAAATTGGAGCATGATGATGTTAATAAGAGTAGAGTTTTGAGAAAAGGATTGGAGAATATACCTGATTCGGTTAGGTTGTGGAAGGCTGTTGTGGAGTTAGCAAATGAGGAAGATGCTAGATTGTTGTTGCATCGGGCGGTTGAGTGTTGTCCTTTACATGTTGAATTGTGGTTAGCCTTAGCCAGGTTGGAAACTTATGTTAATGCCAGAAAAGTGCTTAATAGGGCTAGGGAGAAGTTGCCTAAAGAACCAGCAATCTGGATAACTGCTGCTAAGTTGGAGGAAGCCAATGGCAATACTACTATGGTGGGGAAGCTTATTGAGAGGGGAGTAAGGGCATTGCAAAGAGAAGGGTTTGTTATTGACCGAGAATCGTGGATGAAAGAGGCTGAGGCTGCTGAGAGAGCAGGGTCTGTGGTGACTTGTCAAGCAATTATTAAGAATACAATTGGAATTGGTGTGGAAGAAGAGGATAGGAAAAGGACTTGGGTGGCAGATGCTGAAGAGTGTAAGAAAAGAGGGTCTATTGAGACTGCCAGAGCCATTTATGCACATGCCCTTACTGTGTTTTTGACTAAGAAGAGTATTTGGCTTAAGGCAGCTCAGCTTGAGAAAAGCCATGGGACCAGGGAAAGTCTTGATGCTTTACTTAGAAAAGCTGTTACTTATTGCCCGCAGGCTGAGGTTCTTTGGCTTATGGGTGCGAAAGAGAAGTGGCTTGCTGGGGATGTGCCTGCGGCACGAGCTATTCTTCAAGAAGCTTATGCAGCTATACCTAATTCAGAGGAGATTTGGCTTGCAGCATTTAAGCTTGAATTTGAGAACCATGAGCCTGAAAGAGCAAGAATGCTGCTTGCTAAGGCAAGAGATATGGGTGGCACAGAAAGAGTTTGGATGAAATCTGCTATTGTTGAAAGAGAATTGGGGAACAACGCTGAGGAGAGGAGGTTGCTTAATGAAGGATTGAAACAATTTCCATCTTTCTTTAAGTTgtggttgatgatggggcagcTAGAGGAGCGACTTGGTCAGTCAGAACAAGCCAAAGAAGCTTATGAGTCAGGTCTAAAGCACTGTCCTAATTGTATTCCTCTGTGGCTTTCACTTGCTAATCTGGAGGAGAAAATGAATGGGTTGGGTAAAGCACGGGCTGTGCTCACAATGGCTAGGAAGAAGAATCCTCACAATCCAGAACTTTGGCTTGCTGCAGTTCGAGCTGAATCTAGGCATGGAAACAAGAGGGAAGCTGATATATTGATGGCAAAGGCATTGCAGGAGTGTCCCAATAGTGGCATATTGTGGGCTGCATCAATTGAGATGGTTTCCCGTCCTCAACGGAAAACCAAGAGTACTGATGCGCTGAAGAAGTGTGATCATGATCCTCATGTTATTGCTGCTGTCGCGAAGCTGTTTTGGCATGATAGGAAGGCTGATAAAGCTAGGAACTGGCTCAACAGGGCAGTTACTCTTGCTCCAGATATTGGGGATTTCTGGGCATTATACTACAAGTTTGAATTGCAGCATGGAACTGAAGACACCCAGAAGGATGTTTTGAAAAGATGCATTGCTGCTGAACCAAAGCATGGCGAGAAATGGCAAGCAATTTCCAAGGCCGTGGAGAATTCTCACCAGCCAATTGAAGCAATCTTGAAGAAAGTAGTTGTTGCACTTGGGAAGGAAGAGAATGCTGCAGAAAATAGTAGACACTAG